One Antarctobacter heliothermus DNA segment encodes these proteins:
- a CDS encoding crotonase/enoyl-CoA hydratase family protein: MEFIEVRRDGRGVAEIRLCRADKHNALSAQMMTELEAAARGLAAEDAVRVVVLSAEGRSFCAGGDLAWMREQFDMDRATRRVESARIATALGALYALPQPLIGRVQGNAFGGGLGLISVCDVAVAVDIAKFGLTEVKLGLIPANIGPYVVHRMGARNAQEVFMNARLFGADEAVRLGLVNRVAGADALDEAVEAEVTPYLSCAPGAVRDAKALLRRLAGEVAPEAVEGAVDALAERWETTEARTGIAAFFDKRPAPWA, encoded by the coding sequence ATGGAATTCATCGAAGTGCGCCGCGACGGACGCGGTGTTGCAGAGATCCGGCTTTGCCGCGCGGACAAGCACAATGCGTTGTCGGCGCAGATGATGACGGAACTAGAGGCGGCGGCACGGGGGCTGGCGGCTGAGGACGCGGTGCGCGTTGTCGTGTTATCCGCCGAAGGGCGCAGTTTCTGCGCCGGGGGTGATCTGGCCTGGATGCGGGAGCAGTTTGATATGGATCGCGCCACACGGCGGGTGGAATCGGCGCGCATCGCCACGGCGCTGGGGGCGTTGTATGCCTTGCCTCAACCGCTGATCGGGCGGGTGCAGGGCAATGCCTTCGGCGGCGGGTTGGGGTTGATCTCTGTCTGTGATGTTGCGGTCGCGGTGGACATCGCAAAATTCGGCCTGACGGAGGTGAAGTTGGGGCTGATTCCGGCCAATATCGGGCCCTATGTCGTCCATCGGATGGGCGCTCGGAATGCGCAGGAGGTGTTCATGAACGCGCGGCTTTTCGGGGCGGATGAGGCGGTGCGGCTAGGGCTGGTGAACCGAGTCGCGGGGGCGGACGCGCTGGACGAGGCCGTCGAGGCCGAGGTTACCCCCTATCTGAGTTGCGCACCCGGTGCCGTGCGGGATGCCAAGGCGTTGTTGCGCCGCTTGGCCGGAGAGGTCGCGCCCGAAGCCGTAGAGGGGGCGGTCGACGCCTTGGCCGAACGGTGGGAGACGACAGAGGCACGAACCGGAATCGCCGCCTTTTTCGACAAGCGCCCGGCCCCTTGGGCCTGA
- a CDS encoding carboxyl transferase domain-containing protein, which translates to MKLQSQVLTAGEAFAANRKAHLDALAQIEAAAAQAAAGGGQKSRDRHVSRGKMLPRERVTNLLDPGSPFLEVGATAAHGMYDGAAPCAGVIAGIGVVEGRQVMVVCNDATVKGGTYYPMTVKKHLRAQEIAEENHLPCVYLVDSGGANLPNQDEVFPDRDHFGRIFYNQARMSAKGIAQIAVVMGSCTAGGAYVPAMSDVSIIVKEQGTIFLAGPPLVKAATGEVVTAEDLGGGDVHTRLSGVADYLAEDDAHALALARRAVGSLGGSRADLSMIGEAPAYDPDELLGVVPADLRTPYDIREVIARLVDGSYFDEFKPRFGETLVCGFAKVHGMDVGIVANNGVLFSESASKGAHFVELCSARKIPLVFLQNITGFMVGRKYENEGIARHGAKMVTAVASTSVPKVTMLVGGSFGAGNYGMAGRSYQPRFLWTWPNSRISVMGGPQAAGVLATVKRDAIERSGGTWSAEEEAAFKQPTLDMFEEQSHPLYASARLWDDGIVDPRKSRSVLALSLRAALNAPIEDTRFGVFRM; encoded by the coding sequence ATGAAACTGCAATCCCAGGTGCTGACAGCGGGAGAGGCTTTTGCCGCGAACCGCAAAGCCCATCTTGACGCTTTGGCGCAGATTGAGGCCGCAGCGGCACAGGCCGCGGCGGGCGGCGGCCAGAAATCCCGCGACCGGCATGTGAGCCGGGGCAAGATGCTGCCGCGTGAGCGGGTGACAAACCTGCTGGACCCGGGCTCGCCGTTTCTGGAGGTCGGCGCAACGGCGGCGCATGGCATGTACGACGGGGCCGCGCCCTGTGCGGGTGTGATCGCGGGGATCGGGGTGGTCGAGGGGCGGCAGGTCATGGTGGTCTGCAATGACGCCACCGTGAAGGGCGGCACTTACTACCCGATGACGGTCAAGAAACACCTGCGCGCGCAAGAGATCGCTGAAGAAAACCATCTGCCCTGCGTCTATTTGGTAGATAGCGGCGGGGCGAACCTGCCCAATCAGGACGAGGTGTTTCCGGATCGCGACCACTTTGGCCGGATCTTTTACAATCAGGCACGGATGTCGGCCAAGGGCATTGCGCAGATCGCCGTGGTGATGGGGTCGTGTACGGCGGGCGGGGCCTATGTGCCCGCGATGTCGGACGTGTCGATCATCGTCAAGGAACAGGGCACGATCTTTCTGGCCGGTCCGCCACTGGTCAAGGCGGCGACGGGCGAAGTGGTCACCGCCGAGGATCTGGGGGGCGGAGACGTCCACACGCGCCTGTCCGGTGTGGCGGATTACCTTGCCGAGGATGACGCCCACGCGCTGGCGCTGGCGCGGCGCGCGGTCGGCTCACTTGGCGGCAGCAGGGCGGACCTGTCGATGATCGGCGAGGCCCCCGCCTATGACCCCGACGAATTGCTGGGTGTCGTGCCTGCCGACCTGCGCACGCCTTACGACATCCGCGAGGTGATCGCGCGGCTGGTTGACGGCTCTTACTTTGACGAGTTCAAACCCCGCTTCGGCGAGACCTTGGTTTGCGGATTTGCCAAGGTGCACGGCATGGACGTCGGAATCGTCGCCAACAACGGTGTGCTGTTCAGCGAGAGCGCATCAAAGGGCGCGCATTTCGTCGAGTTGTGCTCGGCGCGCAAAATCCCCTTGGTGTTCCTGCAAAATATCACCGGCTTTATGGTCGGTCGGAAATACGAAAACGAGGGCATCGCGCGGCACGGGGCCAAGATGGTGACCGCCGTGGCAAGCACATCCGTTCCCAAGGTCACGATGCTGGTGGGCGGCTCTTTCGGCGCGGGCAACTACGGCATGGCAGGACGGAGCTATCAGCCACGTTTCCTGTGGACATGGCCCAACAGCCGCATCTCCGTCATGGGCGGACCGCAGGCGGCAGGGGTTCTGGCGACGGTGAAACGCGACGCGATTGAACGGTCGGGTGGCACTTGGTCGGCTGAGGAAGAGGCGGCATTCAAACAACCGACGCTGGATATGTTCGAAGAGCAGTCGCACCCGCTTTATGCTTCGGCGCGGCTTTGGGATGACGGCATCGTCGATCCGCGCAAGTCGCGCAGCGTGCTGGCGCTTAGCCTGCGGGCGGCGCTGAACGCGCCAATCGAGGACACGCGCTTTGGCGTGTTTCGGATGTGA
- a CDS encoding NADH-quinone oxidoreductase subunit D → MDGSKGFEDALTGEQKIRNFNINFGPQHPAAHGVLRLVLELDGEIVERCDPHIGLLHRGTEKLMESRTYLQNLPYFDRLDYVAPMNQEHAWCLAIEKLTGTSVPRRASLIRVLYSEIGRILNHLLNVTTQAMDVGALTPPLWGFEEREKLMVFYERACGARLHSAYFRPGGVHQDLPPELIDDIEEWTKDFPRVLADIDGLLTENRIFKQRNADIGVVNEEEINEWGFSGVMVRGSGLAWDLRRAQPYECYDEFDFQIPVGKNGDCYDRYLVRMEEMRQSLKIMQQAIEKLRAPEGQGEVLSRGKITPPKRGEMKRSMEALIHHFKLYTEGFHVPEGEVYAAVEAPKGEFGVYLVADGSNKPYRAKIRAPGYLHLQAMDHVAKGHQLADVAAIIGTMDVVFGEIDR, encoded by the coding sequence ATGGACGGCTCCAAAGGATTCGAAGACGCCCTGACGGGCGAGCAGAAGATTCGCAACTTCAACATCAACTTTGGCCCACAGCACCCGGCGGCCCACGGCGTGCTGCGTCTGGTGCTGGAGCTGGACGGCGAGATTGTGGAACGCTGCGACCCGCATATCGGTCTATTGCACCGTGGCACCGAAAAGCTGATGGAATCGCGCACCTACCTGCAAAACCTGCCGTATTTCGACCGGCTGGATTACGTTGCTCCGATGAACCAGGAACACGCTTGGTGTCTGGCCATCGAAAAGCTGACCGGCACGTCTGTGCCGCGCCGTGCCTCGCTGATCCGGGTTCTGTATTCGGAAATCGGTCGCATCCTCAACCACCTGCTGAATGTAACCACGCAGGCCATGGACGTCGGCGCGCTGACGCCGCCGCTGTGGGGGTTCGAAGAGCGCGAAAAGCTGATGGTGTTTTATGAGCGCGCCTGCGGTGCGCGCCTGCACTCGGCCTATTTCCGGCCCGGCGGTGTTCATCAGGATCTGCCGCCCGAGCTGATCGACGATATTGAGGAATGGACCAAGGATTTTCCGCGCGTTCTGGCGGATATCGACGGGTTGCTGACCGAAAACCGGATCTTCAAGCAGCGCAACGCCGATATCGGCGTGGTGAATGAGGAAGAGATTAACGAATGGGGCTTTTCCGGCGTCATGGTGCGGGGCTCTGGCCTTGCGTGGGATCTGCGCCGCGCGCAGCCCTATGAATGCTATGATGAGTTCGATTTCCAGATCCCGGTGGGCAAGAATGGCGACTGCTATGATCGTTACCTTGTCCGCATGGAGGAAATGCGCCAGTCGCTGAAGATCATGCAGCAGGCGATTGAAAAGCTCCGCGCGCCCGAAGGGCAAGGCGAGGTTCTGTCCCGTGGCAAGATCACCCCGCCCAAACGCGGCGAGATGAAGCGCTCGATGGAGGCGCTGATCCATCACTTCAAGCTGTACACAGAGGGCTTTCACGTCCCCGAAGGCGAGGTTTACGCCGCCGTTGAAGCGCCCAAAGGCGAATTCGGTGTCTACCTTGTGGCCGATGGCAGCAACAAACCCTACCGCGCCAAGATCCGCGCCCCCGGTTATCTGCACCTGCAAGCGATGGACCATGTCGCCAAGGGCCACCAGCTGGCCGATGTGGCGGCGATCATCGGCACGATGGACGTTGTGTTCGGGGAGATCGACAGATGA
- a CDS encoding NuoB/complex I 20 kDa subunit family protein: MGVMTGANTAGPDREVATQALNRDLQDKGFLLTSTEDIINWARTGSLHWMTFGLACCAVEMMHTAMPRYDVERFGFAPRASPRQSDVMIVAGTLTNKMAPALRKVYDQMPEPRYVISMGSCANGGGYYHYSYSVVRGCDRVVPVDIYVPGCPPTAEALVYGILALQKKIRRTGTLVR; this comes from the coding sequence ATGGGAGTGATGACCGGAGCGAACACCGCGGGTCCTGACCGCGAGGTGGCCACTCAGGCCCTGAACCGCGATCTGCAGGACAAGGGTTTCCTGCTGACCTCGACTGAGGACATCATCAACTGGGCGCGCACCGGCTCGCTGCACTGGATGACATTCGGTCTGGCCTGCTGCGCGGTCGAGATGATGCATACCGCGATGCCGCGTTACGATGTGGAGCGCTTTGGCTTTGCCCCGCGCGCCAGCCCGCGCCAGTCCGACGTGATGATTGTGGCCGGCACGCTGACCAACAAGATGGCCCCGGCGCTGCGCAAGGTGTACGACCAGATGCCGGAACCGCGCTATGTGATCTCGATGGGGTCCTGCGCCAACGGCGGCGGTTATTACCACTATTCCTACAGCGTTGTGCGCGGCTGCGACCGTGTCGTGCCCGTGGATATCTATGTGCCCGGCTGCCCGCCGACCGCAGAGGCGCTGGTTTACGGTATCCTCGCGTTGCAGAAAAAGATTCGCCGCACCGGCACGCTGGTCCGCTAA
- a CDS encoding hydroxymethylglutaryl-CoA lyase has translation MADYVEIFEVGPRDGLQNEKRAIPTAEKVALVDLLSGAGFRRIECASFVSPKWVPQMADSGEVLAGIARAAGVSYAALTPNLKGLERALAAKADEVAVFGAASEGFSKANINASIDEGLARFVPVAEAARAAGLPVRGYVSCVVECPYDGAVAPSAVARVVAALRDMGCYEVSLGDTIGQGRPEAVDLMLDAVLQELPAAQLAGHFHDTSGRALENIDVALARGVRVFDAAVGGLGGCPYAPGAAGNVATEAVQAHLEARGFATGLDPAVLARGAEMARSMRVG, from the coding sequence ATGGCGGACTACGTCGAGATCTTTGAGGTCGGGCCGCGCGACGGCTTGCAGAACGAAAAGCGCGCCATTCCGACAGCGGAGAAGGTGGCCTTGGTCGACCTGCTGTCGGGGGCCGGGTTTCGGCGCATTGAATGCGCATCTTTTGTCAGTCCCAAATGGGTGCCGCAGATGGCGGATTCCGGTGAGGTTCTGGCCGGGATCGCGCGCGCGGCGGGGGTGTCTTATGCGGCGTTGACGCCCAACCTGAAGGGGCTGGAACGGGCTTTGGCGGCGAAAGCCGATGAGGTGGCGGTGTTTGGTGCGGCCTCTGAGGGGTTCTCAAAGGCCAATATCAACGCGTCTATCGATGAGGGGTTGGCGCGGTTTGTGCCGGTGGCCGAGGCAGCGCGCGCGGCGGGTTTGCCGGTGCGGGGCTATGTGTCCTGCGTGGTGGAGTGTCCCTATGACGGGGCGGTTGCGCCGTCAGCGGTGGCGCGGGTTGTTGCGGCCTTGCGCGACATGGGGTGTTACGAGGTCTCGTTGGGGGACACCATCGGGCAGGGCCGCCCAGAGGCGGTGGATCTGATGCTGGACGCGGTGTTGCAGGAATTGCCAGCGGCGCAACTTGCGGGGCATTTTCACGACACATCCGGCCGGGCGCTGGAGAATATTGACGTGGCGCTGGCGCGGGGCGTGCGGGTGTTTGACGCCGCTGTCGGAGGTCTGGGCGGCTGTCCCTATGCGCCGGGGGCGGCGGGCAATGTGGCGACCGAGGCGGTGCAGGCCCATCTGGAGGCGCGCGGCTTTGCCACCGGGCTGGACCCGGCGGTGCTGGCGCGCGGGGCAGAGATGGCGCGGTCGATGCGTGTGGGTTGA
- a CDS encoding NADH-quinone oxidoreductase subunit C: protein MTDALNELGGHIELKRPDCVIGWDVTHGELNVDVAPSNIRGFIEFLKTDPTCKFSTLVDITAVDYPARPKRFDVVYHFLSMYQNHRIRLRVSIREDEMVPSIVTVHPSANWFEREVFDMFGILFSGHPDLRRILTDYGFRGYPLRKDFPTTGYTEVRYDEEQKRVVYEPVSLVQEYRQFDFMSPWEGAQYVLPGDEKSEEAKG, encoded by the coding sequence ATGACAGACGCACTCAACGAACTGGGCGGCCATATCGAGCTTAAGCGCCCCGACTGTGTGATCGGCTGGGACGTCACCCATGGTGAGCTGAACGTCGATGTGGCCCCGTCGAACATTCGCGGCTTTATCGAGTTCCTCAAGACTGACCCAACCTGCAAGTTTTCGACTCTGGTGGACATCACGGCGGTGGATTATCCCGCGCGGCCCAAGCGGTTCGACGTGGTTTATCACTTTCTGTCGATGTACCAGAACCATCGTATTCGCCTGCGGGTGAGCATCCGTGAGGATGAGATGGTCCCGTCGATCGTGACCGTGCATCCCAGCGCCAACTGGTTCGAACGCGAAGTGTTCGACATGTTTGGTATCCTGTTCTCCGGCCACCCGGACCTGCGCCGAATCCTGACGGACTACGGCTTTCGCGGCTATCCGCTGCGCAAGGATTTCCCGACCACCGGCTACACTGAGGTGCGCTACGACGAAGAGCAAAAGCGCGTCGTCTATGAACCGGTGTCGCTTGTGCAGGAATATCGTCAGTTCGATTTCATGTCCCCGTGGGAAGGCGCGCAATATGTGTTGCCCGGTGATGAGAAAAGCGAAGAGGCGAAGGGATGA
- a CDS encoding glutathione S-transferase family protein, which translates to MSDAKPNVTLHHVQYGRSFRVLWLLEEIGLERFGGLEIVEHRIGTKEMRESDLGRISPAVRIPAIQIDGLEMSESGAIVQYMVETYAPELGRAPGDPERPAYLQWIHYAETQASLVEQLNLMMVFLRPPAKPSPIVVKLNVARLRQTLQGIEDRLGEREWLLPSGFSAADVMMGFNLFAVPYYVHMDAFPRVAAYKARIEAREANRRAVAREGPQRFYDKDFYPVPEA; encoded by the coding sequence ATGAGTGACGCGAAACCGAATGTGACGCTACATCATGTGCAATATGGACGATCGTTCCGGGTGTTGTGGCTGCTGGAGGAGATCGGGCTGGAGCGTTTTGGCGGGCTGGAGATCGTCGAACACCGGATCGGCACCAAAGAGATGCGCGAAAGCGATCTGGGCCGGATCTCACCCGCTGTGCGCATCCCGGCGATCCAGATTGACGGGCTGGAGATGAGCGAGAGCGGCGCCATTGTCCAATACATGGTGGAAACCTATGCGCCTGAGTTGGGCCGCGCGCCCGGCGATCCGGAGCGGCCTGCCTATTTGCAGTGGATTCACTATGCCGAAACGCAGGCCAGCCTTGTGGAGCAGCTCAACCTGATGATGGTGTTTCTGCGACCGCCGGCGAAACCCTCCCCCATCGTGGTAAAGCTGAACGTGGCGCGGCTGCGCCAGACTTTGCAGGGGATCGAGGATCGGTTGGGGGAGCGGGAGTGGCTGTTGCCTTCGGGGTTCTCGGCGGCGGATGTGATGATGGGGTTCAACCTGTTTGCGGTGCCTTATTATGTCCACATGGACGCGTTTCCGCGAGTTGCCGCCTACAAGGCCCGGATCGAGGCGCGCGAGGCGAACCGTCGCGCGGTGGCGCGCGAAGGGCCGCAGCGGTTCTACGACAAGGATTTCTATCCCGTGCCCGAGGCATAG
- a CDS encoding acetyl/propionyl/methylcrotonyl-CoA carboxylase subunit alpha, with protein MFDTILIANRGEIAARVIRTARSMGLRCVAVHSDVDADALHVELADEAVCIGGAAPSQSYLRGDVIIEAAKATGAQAIHPGYGFLSENPDFVQAVEAAGLTFIGPSAQAIRQMGLKDSAKRLMQAAGVPVVPGYMGEDQDPGHLEVEALKVGYPLLIKAVAGGGGKGMRLVERPEDFVDALERAKAEARTAFGNDAVLIEKFIQRPRHIEVQVFGDGNRAVHLFERDCSLQRRHQKVIEEAPAPGMTAEMRAAMGQAAVKAAEAIAYKGAGTVEFIVDGANGLRPDGFWFMEMNTRLQVEHPVTEEICGVDLVEWQIRVAAGEPLPAVQDDLTINGHAFEARLYAEDVPAGFLPATGTLAELAFPEGVRAEAGVRSGDAISPHYDPMIAKLVVHGPSRAVALRRLARGLRDTRVAGTVTNLGFLGALAEHEGFARGEVDTGLIGRDLDALMAPAEVTPQIWAEAAMAALGLLETQGWDAGFTLWGAEWRAVVLEQGGETREIGVKLHGPDAALVRVVGQEVTAARGVRGWTFDGKPGAGSHVTRGHVTVYADYGVGFARPDPLARGVGVQAAAGALAPMPGRVVSVHVAVGQAVEEGDRLVVLEAMKMEHTLRAGRAGQVAEVLVAEGDQVEAGAPLVVLVEEDEA; from the coding sequence ATGTTTGACACCATCCTGATTGCCAACCGGGGCGAGATCGCTGCGCGCGTCATTCGAACGGCCCGATCCATGGGGCTGCGCTGTGTCGCGGTGCACTCTGACGTGGATGCGGATGCGCTGCATGTGGAACTGGCGGATGAGGCTGTCTGCATCGGCGGTGCGGCCCCCTCGCAAAGCTATTTGCGGGGCGATGTGATCATCGAGGCCGCCAAGGCCACAGGCGCGCAGGCGATCCATCCGGGGTACGGATTCCTCAGCGAAAACCCGGACTTCGTGCAGGCGGTCGAGGCAGCGGGCCTGACGTTTATCGGACCATCGGCGCAGGCGATCCGGCAGATGGGCCTCAAGGACTCGGCCAAGCGGCTGATGCAGGCGGCGGGGGTGCCGGTTGTGCCCGGCTACATGGGCGAAGACCAGGACCCCGGCCATCTGGAAGTCGAGGCGCTCAAGGTTGGCTATCCGTTGCTGATCAAGGCCGTCGCGGGCGGCGGCGGCAAGGGGATGCGGCTGGTTGAGCGGCCAGAGGATTTTGTCGACGCGCTGGAGCGGGCCAAGGCCGAGGCGCGCACCGCCTTTGGCAATGACGCGGTTCTGATCGAAAAGTTCATCCAGCGGCCCCGCCACATCGAGGTGCAGGTCTTTGGTGACGGCAATCGCGCGGTGCATCTGTTCGAACGGGACTGTTCCCTGCAGCGGCGCCACCAGAAGGTGATCGAAGAGGCGCCTGCTCCGGGGATGACTGCTGAGATGCGCGCCGCAATGGGGCAGGCCGCGGTCAAAGCCGCCGAGGCCATCGCCTACAAGGGCGCGGGCACGGTGGAATTCATCGTGGATGGGGCAAACGGGCTGCGGCCCGACGGGTTCTGGTTCATGGAGATGAACACACGGCTACAGGTGGAACACCCGGTGACCGAGGAAATCTGCGGCGTTGATCTGGTCGAGTGGCAGATCCGCGTGGCGGCGGGGGAGCCCTTGCCTGCGGTTCAGGATGACCTGACGATCAACGGACATGCTTTTGAGGCGCGGCTCTATGCCGAGGATGTGCCAGCTGGCTTTTTGCCCGCGACCGGCACATTGGCGGAACTGGCCTTTCCCGAAGGCGTGCGGGCCGAGGCCGGGGTGCGGTCGGGCGATGCCATCAGCCCGCATTATGACCCGATGATTGCCAAGCTGGTGGTGCATGGACCGTCCCGCGCGGTGGCGCTGCGCCGTCTGGCACGCGGCCTGCGCGACACACGGGTGGCCGGGACCGTGACCAACCTTGGCTTTCTAGGCGCGTTGGCAGAGCATGAGGGGTTCGCACGGGGTGAGGTGGACACCGGGCTGATCGGGCGTGACCTTGACGCGCTGATGGCCCCGGCGGAGGTGACTCCGCAGATCTGGGCAGAGGCGGCGATGGCGGCCTTGGGCCTACTTGAGACGCAGGGCTGGGACGCGGGATTTACGTTGTGGGGGGCGGAATGGCGCGCCGTGGTGTTGGAGCAGGGCGGCGAGACGCGTGAGATTGGCGTCAAGTTGCATGGCCCGGATGCGGCGTTGGTGCGCGTCGTGGGGCAAGAGGTTACGGCGGCGCGCGGTGTGCGCGGCTGGACCTTTGACGGCAAACCCGGTGCCGGTTCCCATGTGACGCGCGGCCATGTGACGGTCTATGCCGACTACGGCGTGGGCTTTGCGCGGCCCGATCCCCTCGCGCGCGGCGTGGGTGTGCAGGCGGCAGCGGGCGCACTGGCCCCGATGCCGGGGCGGGTTGTCTCTGTCCATGTGGCGGTGGGGCAGGCTGTAGAAGAGGGCGACCGGCTGGTCGTGCTGGAGGCGATGAAAATGGAACACACGCTGCGCGCAGGTCGTGCGGGGCAGGTGGCCGAGGTGCTGGTGGCCGAAGGCGATCAGGTTGAGGCAGGCGCGCCCCTAGTGGTGCTGGTCGAGGAGGACGAGGCATGA
- a CDS encoding NADH-quinone oxidoreductase subunit A: MEEMLREYLPILVFLAIAIGLGIVLILAAVLIAVRNPDPEKVSAYECGFNAFDDARMKFDVRFYLVAILFIIFDLEIAFLFPWAVAFKDVSMLGFWSMMVFLGVLTIGFAYEWKKGALEWE, from the coding sequence TTGGAAGAGATGCTGCGGGAATACCTTCCCATCCTTGTCTTTCTGGCCATTGCCATCGGTCTAGGCATTGTTCTGATCCTCGCTGCGGTGTTGATCGCCGTGCGCAACCCGGACCCGGAAAAGGTCTCGGCCTATGAATGCGGATTCAACGCCTTCGACGATGCGCGGATGAAGTTCGACGTCCGGTTCTACCTTGTCGCGATCCTGTTCATCATCTTCGACCTTGAGATTGCCTTTCTGTTCCCATGGGCAGTGGCGTTCAAGGATGTGTCGATGCTGGGATTCTGGTCGATGATGGTGTTTCTGGGCGTGCTGACCATCGGCTTTGCCTATGAATGGAAGAAAGGGGCGCTCGAATGGGAGTGA
- a CDS encoding ASCH domain-containing protein has product MSAQTLQQIIDENPEAETFRYGDTPQLSAQILALVRSGKKTATVEAMRVFGKGGDGDALPVVGRRDVALNWDGTPALMVETVEVTTRRFDEMDEAFVAKQGEFRDLAHWRKSYRAYFSRNGGVSEDMEIVCERFRVVEDYA; this is encoded by the coding sequence ATGAGCGCGCAAACGCTGCAACAGATCATCGACGAGAACCCCGAGGCAGAGACCTTTCGCTATGGGGATACGCCGCAACTGAGTGCTCAGATTCTGGCGCTGGTCCGGTCGGGCAAGAAAACTGCCACCGTCGAGGCGATGCGCGTCTTTGGCAAGGGCGGCGATGGCGATGCGCTGCCGGTTGTGGGGCGGCGCGACGTGGCGCTGAACTGGGACGGCACGCCCGCCCTGATGGTCGAAACGGTCGAGGTGACCACCCGGCGTTTTGACGAGATGGATGAGGCATTTGTCGCGAAGCAGGGAGAGTTCCGCGACCTTGCGCATTGGCGCAAGAGCTACCGCGCGTATTTCTCGCGCAATGGGGGCGTGTCCGAGGACATGGAGATCGTCTGTGAGCGGTTTCGCGTGGTGGAGGATTATGCATGA